A genomic window from Pseudomonas leptonychotis includes:
- a CDS encoding type II secretion system F family protein, with product MNEILVLLSGASLGITVTCSLLLLISLLSLLPEENRAYMDPVPGWIRPVWPLVRLVSHHFCSNLSPRLMDWLDIRLQKTGALYVLTAEDFLALCITMALLFPILAILPMASGQSGILWSVVLLMAGMGAALPVMWISDTHKRRDRDIVRNLPVFLEYLTMCVDAGLNFLGALQQAVDKGPNGAMKNEFRIVLRDIRSGLPRAEALSRMEQRVNLKDVTTFVRSVIQAEKMGSSLRNTLQIQAQQRLEERFQRAEKTAMQAPVKLVIPLIMFIFPLTFVILLFPIVVKFMGET from the coding sequence ATGAACGAAATCCTTGTTCTGCTCAGTGGCGCCAGCCTGGGCATCACCGTTACCTGCAGCCTGCTACTGTTGATCTCGCTGCTGTCCCTGCTGCCGGAAGAAAACCGCGCTTACATGGACCCGGTACCCGGCTGGATTCGGCCGGTCTGGCCATTGGTGCGTTTGGTTAGCCATCATTTCTGCAGCAACCTGTCGCCGCGACTTATGGACTGGCTGGATATCCGCCTGCAGAAAACCGGCGCCCTGTATGTGCTGACCGCTGAAGACTTCCTGGCGCTGTGCATCACCATGGCCCTGCTGTTCCCGATTCTGGCCATTTTGCCCATGGCCAGCGGCCAGAGCGGCATTCTCTGGTCCGTGGTCTTACTAATGGCCGGCATGGGCGCCGCCCTACCGGTGATGTGGATCAGTGATACGCACAAACGCCGTGACCGCGACATCGTGCGCAACCTGCCGGTATTCCTCGAATACCTGACCATGTGCGTGGATGCCGGTTTGAACTTCCTCGGTGCCCTGCAGCAGGCCGTCGACAAAGGTCCGAACGGCGCGATGAAGAACGAGTTTCGCATCGTGCTGCGCGATATCCGCTCCGGTTTGCCGCGCGCCGAAGCGCTGTCGCGCATGGAGCAACGGGTCAATCTCAAGGACGTGACGACCTTCGTGCGCTCGGTGATTCAAGCGGAAAAAATGGGCAGCAGCCTGCGCAACACCTTGCAGATCCAAGCTCAGCAGCGTCTTGAAGAACGCTTCCAGCGCGCAGAGAAAACCGCCATGCAGGCGCCGGTCAAGCTGGTCATTCCCTTGATCATGTTTATCTTCCCGCTGACCTTCGTGATCCTGCTGTTCCCCATCGTAGTCAAGTTCATGGGCGAGACATGA
- a CDS encoding type II and III secretion system protein family protein has translation MIIRRVLEILCAMSLGAAAQAADIPSAIVLYDGDVSVLNAPGVERVAVGNVEIISATMLKNEEVVITAQQPGETTVQIWFDDDTRQQVSVVVAKANGYRQISELKALLSDIPGLKIRTVGRQVVLDGRLSEEYLTRVKEAAKFYDNVLVLAEEQSGAATKADSAQVLAEVQAMLGQIPGIKIKAIGRQIVIDGDLNQVDITRIDLLKERYPDVMVLAQPMSEFLAPMIYFDVRITEFAKDDVEELGVNWSTSINGPTLAFNADGGTNNLYRGQFDSASGTFETLNSVVGGAGSHAYWGIASELTSRINLLEKNGSALTLASPRLGARSGGKAELTVGGQVPVVTSSINGPSVEYKDYGVLLNIAPQLYGTDQVSTHVLVEISQVDKANQIGEYPAFKTRRTENEVQLKVGETLVLSGLVAEDSQSTVEGIVWLMDLPIIGSLFRNKSAKGNRTELVIFITPRLMTNGPDSPSAQAQLRSDKMIEKYQKSFGTIELID, from the coding sequence ATGATCATTCGACGTGTATTGGAGATTCTCTGCGCCATGAGTCTGGGTGCCGCCGCCCAAGCCGCTGATATCCCATCAGCCATCGTGCTGTATGACGGTGATGTCAGCGTGCTCAATGCACCCGGCGTCGAGCGAGTGGCTGTGGGTAACGTTGAAATCATTAGCGCCACCATGCTCAAGAACGAGGAAGTGGTGATCACCGCCCAGCAGCCTGGTGAAACCACCGTGCAAATCTGGTTCGACGATGACACTCGCCAACAAGTGAGCGTGGTGGTCGCCAAGGCCAATGGCTATCGCCAGATCAGTGAGCTCAAGGCATTACTGTCCGACATCCCAGGACTGAAAATACGCACCGTAGGCCGCCAAGTTGTTCTGGATGGTCGCCTCAGTGAGGAGTACCTCACCCGCGTTAAGGAAGCTGCGAAGTTCTACGACAACGTGCTGGTACTTGCTGAAGAACAGAGCGGCGCCGCCACCAAGGCTGACTCGGCCCAGGTACTGGCTGAAGTTCAGGCCATGCTTGGACAAATTCCGGGAATCAAGATCAAAGCGATAGGTCGTCAGATCGTCATTGACGGCGACCTCAATCAGGTCGATATCACCCGTATTGACCTGCTCAAGGAGCGCTACCCGGATGTGATGGTGTTGGCCCAGCCAATGTCTGAGTTCCTCGCACCGATGATCTACTTCGATGTGCGCATCACTGAGTTTGCCAAAGACGATGTAGAAGAACTGGGGGTTAACTGGAGCACCAGCATCAATGGCCCGACCCTGGCATTTAATGCTGATGGCGGGACCAACAATCTATACCGAGGTCAATTCGACAGTGCAAGTGGCACCTTCGAAACGCTGAACTCCGTTGTCGGCGGCGCTGGTTCGCATGCCTACTGGGGGATTGCCAGTGAGCTGACCTCACGCATCAACCTGCTGGAGAAAAACGGCTCGGCATTGACCCTAGCGTCGCCACGCCTCGGCGCGCGCAGCGGCGGCAAAGCCGAACTGACCGTGGGTGGTCAGGTTCCGGTGGTCACCAGCAGCATCAACGGCCCGTCTGTCGAGTACAAAGACTATGGCGTGCTGCTCAACATCGCGCCACAACTGTACGGCACAGACCAAGTTTCCACCCACGTACTGGTCGAGATCAGTCAGGTCGACAAAGCCAACCAGATCGGCGAATACCCGGCCTTCAAAACCCGCCGCACCGAGAACGAAGTGCAGCTGAAAGTCGGCGAAACCTTGGTGCTCTCGGGTCTGGTGGCCGAGGACAGTCAGTCCACAGTTGAGGGCATTGTCTGGCTCATGGATCTGCCCATTATTGGTTCGCTTTTTCGCAACAAGAGCGCTAAGGGCAACCGCACCGAACTGGTGATTTTCATCACCCCTCGCTTGATGACCAATGGCCCGGACTCGCCAAGCGCACAAGCGCAGCTGCGCAGTGACAAGATGATCGAGAAGTATCAAAAATCCTTCGGCACCATTGAGCTTATCGACTGA
- a CDS encoding tetratricopeptide repeat protein — protein sequence MRVLSIALLALCLSGCAGLQPKNQIIELQQQADAAYAQANYAQASELYRRLTEKLPTDAGVRYQLGNSLARNGDNTGAIASYRDALVRDPQHARSWHNLLQVQLREATLTAAEMQRYLNTQTPYAEQALGRAEQLLELFPETE from the coding sequence ATGCGAGTCCTGAGTATTGCCCTACTAGCCCTATGCCTGAGTGGCTGCGCCGGCCTACAACCGAAGAACCAGATTATCGAACTGCAACAGCAGGCCGACGCCGCTTACGCTCAAGCTAACTATGCGCAAGCGAGTGAACTGTATCGCCGCCTGACCGAGAAATTACCCACCGACGCTGGCGTGCGCTATCAACTGGGCAACAGCCTCGCCCGCAACGGCGACAACACCGGGGCCATCGCCAGCTACCGCGATGCGCTAGTGCGCGACCCGCAACACGCCCGCAGCTGGCATAACCTACTGCAAGTGCAGTTGCGTGAAGCCACACTGACCGCCGCCGAAATGCAGCGTTATCTGAATACGCAAACACCTTATGCCGAGCAAGCCCTCGGCCGCGCCGAACAGCTACTCGAACTCTTCCCTGAAACGGAGTAG
- a CDS encoding DUF192 domain-containing protein: protein MIPCQVTRADGSRQTLTLEQADRLWPRLKGLLGWRGLAPAQGIWLQPCNSVHCLFMAFSIDVLYLDSAQRIIAIRADLKPWRMSLCWPAKSVIELAAGECQRLGLTIGDQIQCES from the coding sequence ATGATTCCCTGCCAAGTAACCCGCGCCGATGGCAGCCGTCAGACGCTGACGCTTGAGCAGGCTGACCGTCTGTGGCCACGCCTCAAGGGGCTGCTCGGCTGGCGCGGCCTGGCACCCGCCCAGGGCATTTGGCTGCAACCTTGCAACTCAGTGCACTGCCTGTTCATGGCCTTCAGCATCGACGTGCTCTACCTCGACTCTGCGCAACGCATCATCGCCATCCGCGCAGACCTCAAACCATGGCGCATGAGTCTGTGCTGGCCAGCCAAAAGTGTGATCGAGCTGGCCGCCGGCGAATGCCAACGGCTCGGCCTCACCATCGGAGATCAGATTCAATGCGAGTCCTGA
- a CDS encoding RecQ family ATP-dependent DNA helicase, whose translation MSTLERVFGFQQLRPGQERVVSAVLAGRSAAAIFPTGSGKSLCYQLPALHLPHLTLVISPLLALMQDQLAFLHARGISAASIDSAQSREQTNETMGKAKSGELKILMISVERLKNERFRNFISQVPISLLVVDEAHCISEWGHNFRPDYLKLPDYQRQFGITQVLLLTATATPPVIADMQRKFAIAMDDVVTTGFYRANLNLLVEPVAGRDKQRRLSEWLGAKPGQPSIVYVTQQKTAEQVAEQLSQRGFAASAYHAGMPHEAREAIQRQFMAGQINCIVATIAFGMGIDKSDIRNVVHFDLPKSTENYSQEIGRAGRDGQPSDCLVLANRDSLNVLENFVYGDTPELDGIRCVLNELLSSSQNGEWELMLNPLSEQSNIRQLPLKTLLVQLELRGIIAPRYAYFAEYRFKYLIEPEALLGKFDGERRLFIEAIVASSNRARTWCSVDFDALYSQHQAERGRVVKALDFFQERGWIELESKQMTDVYALLDPHFDPLALSQELHAYFSQQEASEIARIQAMLDLFASEQCLSQRLAAYFGDANAPQQCGHCSVCRGQVAHLPAPPVLPPLADKDAQSLCSGFVQKYQALKGGEPSAECLTRFLCGIRVPLFTKLKARQLGGFAALEDYPYAEVREWLAQA comes from the coding sequence ATGAGTACCCTTGAGCGCGTGTTTGGTTTTCAGCAACTGCGCCCCGGCCAGGAGCGCGTGGTGAGTGCCGTGTTGGCGGGTCGTTCGGCCGCGGCGATCTTTCCCACCGGTTCGGGCAAGTCCTTGTGTTACCAGTTGCCGGCGTTGCACCTGCCGCACCTGACCCTGGTGATCTCGCCGTTGCTGGCATTGATGCAGGATCAACTGGCCTTCCTGCATGCCCGTGGCATCAGCGCGGCCAGCATCGATTCGGCGCAGAGCCGCGAGCAGACCAACGAGACCATGGGCAAGGCTAAGAGCGGCGAACTGAAAATTCTGATGATTTCGGTCGAGCGTCTGAAAAATGAGCGTTTTCGCAACTTCATCAGCCAGGTGCCGATCTCCCTGCTGGTGGTCGATGAGGCGCACTGTATTTCTGAGTGGGGTCATAATTTTCGGCCCGATTACCTCAAATTGCCCGACTATCAGCGCCAGTTTGGGATTACTCAGGTGTTGCTGCTCACCGCCACAGCCACGCCGCCGGTGATCGCCGACATGCAGCGCAAATTTGCGATTGCCATGGACGACGTAGTCACCACCGGCTTCTACCGCGCCAACCTCAATCTACTGGTCGAGCCGGTGGCTGGGCGCGACAAGCAGCGCCGGCTGAGCGAATGGCTGGGGGCCAAGCCCGGGCAACCGAGCATCGTTTACGTTACCCAGCAGAAGACCGCCGAGCAGGTGGCCGAGCAGCTCAGTCAGCGTGGCTTTGCCGCCAGCGCTTACCACGCCGGCATGCCGCATGAGGCGCGCGAGGCGATCCAGCGCCAGTTTATGGCCGGGCAGATTAACTGCATCGTCGCCACCATCGCCTTCGGCATGGGTATCGATAAGTCAGACATTCGCAACGTGGTGCACTTTGACCTGCCCAAATCCACCGAGAACTACAGCCAGGAAATCGGCCGCGCCGGGCGTGACGGCCAGCCATCCGACTGCCTGGTGCTGGCCAACCGCGACAGCCTCAACGTGCTGGAAAACTTCGTCTACGGCGACACGCCGGAGTTGGACGGTATTCGCTGCGTGCTGAATGAGCTGTTGAGTAGCAGCCAGAATGGCGAATGGGAGTTGATGCTCAATCCGCTCTCGGAGCAGAGCAATATCCGCCAGCTGCCGCTGAAAACCTTGCTGGTGCAGCTGGAGCTGCGCGGCATTATTGCACCGCGTTACGCCTACTTTGCGGAGTATCGTTTCAAGTACCTGATTGAGCCTGAGGCGTTGCTGGGCAAGTTTGACGGTGAACGCCGCCTGTTTATTGAGGCCATAGTCGCCAGTTCGAATCGCGCGCGAACCTGGTGCTCGGTGGATTTCGACGCGCTGTACAGCCAGCATCAGGCCGAGCGCGGCCGGGTGGTCAAGGCCCTGGATTTCTTCCAGGAGCGCGGCTGGATTGAACTGGAAAGCAAGCAGATGACCGATGTCTATGCGCTGCTCGACCCGCACTTCGATCCGCTCGCGCTGAGCCAGGAGTTGCACGCCTACTTCAGCCAGCAGGAAGCCAGCGAAATCGCCCGGATTCAGGCCATGCTCGACTTGTTTGCCAGCGAGCAGTGCCTGAGCCAGCGCCTCGCCGCGTATTTTGGCGATGCCAACGCGCCGCAGCAGTGTGGGCATTGTTCGGTGTGCCGTGGGCAGGTCGCCCATCTGCCGGCTCCACCGGTTTTGCCGCCGCTGGCGGACAAGGATGCGCAGAGTCTGTGCAGCGGTTTTGTGCAGAAATACCAGGCGCTCAAAGGCGGCGAGCCCAGCGCCGAATGCCTGACACGGTTTCTCTGTGGCATCAGAGTGCCGTTGTTTACCAAGCTCAAGGCGCGCCAGCTCGGCGGCTTTGCCGCGCTGGAAGATTATCCCTACGCCGAGGTGCGGGAGTGGTTGGCGCAAGCGTAG
- a CDS encoding TadE/TadG family type IV pilus assembly protein — MNRRPQSAQAMVEFLIIIPVLILLIFGAAQAALIYSAKNGLNYATFQAARLGAMNHAQYSDMRRGLTRGMYPMFSQYPQQDRMQHTASEVDNFILITRISPDQASFGAFAEASDALGVDAIPNDNLMFRSTQQSPVSIQDANLLKIRVQYCMRLIVPMVEHILSSASRFNADQTVGSFSEVSKLSADYSSVCAARNGFIITSEATVRMQSAAINDADYCSTGARMRCP; from the coding sequence ATGAACCGGCGTCCACAGTCCGCTCAGGCGATGGTTGAGTTCCTGATCATCATTCCTGTGTTGATTTTGCTGATATTCGGTGCAGCGCAAGCTGCTCTGATTTATTCGGCGAAGAATGGGCTGAACTACGCGACCTTTCAGGCCGCCCGCCTGGGGGCGATGAATCATGCGCAATACAGCGATATGCGCCGCGGGTTAACGCGCGGGATGTACCCCATGTTCTCGCAATACCCGCAGCAGGACCGTATGCAGCACACCGCCAGCGAAGTGGATAACTTTATCCTCATCACCCGCATTAGTCCCGACCAAGCCAGCTTCGGCGCCTTTGCCGAAGCCAGTGATGCCCTCGGGGTAGACGCTATCCCCAATGACAACCTGATGTTCCGCTCGACTCAACAATCGCCGGTGTCGATTCAAGACGCCAACTTACTGAAAATACGCGTGCAGTACTGCATGCGCCTGATCGTGCCAATGGTCGAGCACATCCTCAGTTCGGCTTCGCGGTTCAATGCCGATCAAACCGTTGGCAGCTTCAGTGAAGTTTCAAAACTAAGCGCGGATTACAGCAGCGTTTGCGCAGCGCGCAATGGCTTCATCATCACATCCGAAGCGACCGTGCGCATGCAGTCGGCGGCGATCAATGACGCTGACTACTGTTCAACAGGCGCGAGAATGCGCTGCCCCTGA
- a CDS encoding type II secretion system F family protein — protein MSELLLYLCAGLIAIAVFALAMLLTDKIGNNLAFYRSQFSRSAELDMADMFIFSSGSGRKMFILNAMLMVLVPLFLHVVFQITLVTVAGAVLMLFVPKLVLNQMSKSRLKKFEEQLPDAFMLLSSSLQSGASLNMALENVVQQSPAPLNQEFGLLIKNIRLGVTLEDGLLKLEKRLPLPSFIMASSAIRISREVGGNLVETINTMAAMLRRKRIMEGKIDSLTAQGKAQGTFMAMLPIFLAGILSAIEPEAMSQLYTTRNGLLVLTVMIIMEVLGFVFIRKITRIDA, from the coding sequence ATGTCTGAGTTACTGCTGTACCTCTGCGCAGGGCTGATCGCCATAGCCGTCTTCGCCTTGGCCATGTTGCTGACCGATAAAATCGGCAACAACCTGGCGTTCTATCGCAGCCAGTTCTCGCGCAGCGCTGAACTGGACATGGCCGACATGTTCATCTTCTCCAGTGGCAGTGGGCGCAAGATGTTTATTCTCAATGCCATGCTGATGGTCTTGGTGCCACTGTTTCTGCACGTGGTGTTTCAAATCACCTTGGTTACCGTGGCCGGGGCCGTGCTGATGCTATTCGTGCCCAAGCTGGTGCTTAACCAGATGAGCAAAAGCCGCCTGAAGAAATTTGAAGAACAGCTACCCGACGCATTCATGCTGTTGTCCAGCAGCCTGCAATCGGGTGCCAGCCTGAACATGGCACTGGAGAATGTGGTGCAACAGTCGCCCGCGCCGCTGAATCAGGAGTTCGGCCTGCTGATTAAGAACATCCGCCTGGGTGTAACCCTGGAAGATGGCCTGCTCAAGCTGGAGAAACGCCTGCCGCTGCCGTCGTTCATCATGGCCAGCTCGGCGATCCGCATCAGCCGCGAGGTGGGCGGCAATCTGGTGGAAACCATCAATACCATGGCCGCCATGCTGCGGCGCAAACGCATCATGGAAGGCAAGATCGATAGCCTCACGGCTCAAGGCAAGGCCCAGGGCACCTTTATGGCCATGCTGCCCATCTTCCTCGCGGGGATCCTCAGCGCTATCGAACCTGAAGCCATGAGCCAGCTCTACACCACACGCAACGGCCTACTCGTGCTGACCGTGATGATCATCATGGAAGTTCTAGGCTTCGTCTTTATCAGAAAAATCACCCGGATCGACGCCTAG
- a CDS encoding ATPase, T2SS/T4P/T4SS family, which yields MFEIEITYKDGKPVDKLTCTSASCELGKARTGLVRLRGWTVAPIHARIEQSLAGLFVEDVSRGYEVRVNDKPISRHGPLAPEDAIAIGGYLIRVHAQTFPVSDDMPEVVLAPDTPEINNDSHLAYMEWSQFIQAELFRALDLRRMNLDSMGPDEVRVILSELIDGLIEPVLSRLPASVKTEVLRKIVLDEAVGLGPLEDLLADRSVSEIMVNAHDDIYVERSGRLEKTPINFSSNAAVLSIIERIISPLGRRIDESSPMVDARLKDGSRVNAIIPPLALRGPCLTIRKFSEKKLTTDDLLTYGSINEPMVEFLRTAVEQRMNIVVSGGTGSGKTTLLNILSNFIPIEERVVTIEDAAELKLVQPHVVSLEARPSNMEGKGQVTIRDLVRNCLRMRPDRIVVGECRGGEALDMLQAMNTGHDGSLTTGHANTPRDMMRRLEVMVLMAGMDLPVQAIREQIASAVQIVVQQTRFGDGSRRITSITEITGMEQSTILLNEIFNYQQQGFDENGRVKGFYQATGQVPEFYEALSSRGINVNMDIFRPAALHV from the coding sequence ATGTTCGAGATCGAAATCACCTACAAGGACGGCAAGCCGGTCGACAAGCTGACCTGCACCAGCGCCTCCTGCGAACTGGGTAAAGCTCGCACCGGGCTGGTGCGCTTGCGCGGCTGGACGGTTGCGCCTATCCATGCGCGTATCGAGCAATCGCTGGCCGGGTTATTCGTCGAAGATGTCAGCCGTGGTTACGAAGTGCGGGTCAACGACAAGCCGATTAGCCGTCACGGCCCGCTAGCACCGGAAGACGCCATCGCCATCGGTGGTTACCTGATCCGGGTCCACGCGCAAACCTTCCCCGTCAGCGACGACATGCCGGAAGTCGTGCTGGCGCCTGATACGCCAGAAATTAATAACGACAGCCACTTGGCTTACATGGAGTGGTCGCAGTTTATCCAGGCCGAGCTGTTCCGAGCGCTCGACCTGCGCCGCATGAACCTCGACAGCATGGGCCCGGATGAGGTTCGGGTGATTCTCTCCGAGCTGATCGACGGACTGATTGAACCAGTGCTCAGCCGCCTGCCAGCAAGCGTCAAAACCGAGGTGCTGCGCAAAATCGTGTTGGATGAGGCCGTCGGCCTCGGCCCACTGGAAGACCTGCTGGCCGACCGAAGCGTCAGCGAAATCATGGTCAACGCCCATGACGACATTTATGTCGAACGCAGCGGTCGTCTTGAGAAAACCCCGATCAACTTCAGCTCGAATGCGGCGGTACTGTCGATCATCGAGCGGATCATTTCGCCCCTCGGCCGGCGTATCGATGAAAGCTCGCCCATGGTCGATGCGCGCCTGAAAGATGGCTCGCGGGTTAACGCCATCATTCCACCGCTGGCATTGCGCGGCCCCTGCCTGACGATACGAAAATTCTCAGAGAAAAAGCTCACCACGGATGATCTGCTCACATACGGCTCGATCAACGAGCCGATGGTGGAGTTTCTGCGCACCGCCGTTGAACAGCGCATGAACATCGTGGTGTCCGGCGGTACCGGTTCGGGCAAGACCACCCTGCTGAATATTCTCTCCAACTTCATCCCGATAGAAGAACGCGTGGTTACCATCGAGGATGCGGCAGAGCTGAAGCTGGTGCAGCCGCACGTGGTGTCACTGGAAGCACGCCCATCAAACATGGAGGGCAAGGGCCAGGTAACCATCCGTGACTTGGTGCGTAACTGCCTACGGATGCGCCCCGACCGTATCGTAGTCGGCGAGTGCCGGGGCGGTGAAGCGCTGGACATGCTGCAGGCGATGAACACCGGCCACGATGGTTCGCTGACCACCGGCCACGCCAACACCCCGCGCGACATGATGCGACGCCTTGAAGTGATGGTACTGATGGCCGGCATGGATCTGCCGGTACAGGCGATTCGTGAACAGATCGCCTCAGCGGTGCAGATTGTCGTGCAGCAAACACGCTTCGGTGATGGTTCACGGCGTATTACCAGCATCACCGAAATCACCGGTATGGAACAGAGCACTATTCTGCTCAACGAGATCTTCAACTACCAACAGCAAGGCTTCGACGAGAACGGGCGGGTCAAAGGCTTTTACCAGGCCACTGGGCAGGTTCCCGAGTTCTACGAAGCGCTGAGCAGCCGCGGGATCAACGTCAACATGGATATCTTCCGGCCGGCGGCCCTGCATGTCTGA